Proteins encoded within one genomic window of Fragaria vesca subsp. vesca linkage group LG1, FraVesHawaii_1.0, whole genome shotgun sequence:
- the LOC101309776 gene encoding 2-isopropylmalate synthase 2, chloroplastic-like, whose product MATVCSPHTISRAAVSSSSVKYSPSQSQLLFRSHFPNRRHDSSSLHITAPNPRAATKGRVLCSQNPNPTPTRRPDYVPNRISDPNYVRIFDTTLRDGEQSPGASLTSKEKLGIARQLAKLGVDIIEAGFPAASKDDFEAVKTIAKEVGNFVDIDGYVPVICGLSRCNEKDIKTAWEAVKYAKRPRIHTFIATSPIHMEHKLRKTKEQVIEIARSMVSYARSLGCEDVEFSPEDAGRSEKEFLYQILGEVIKAGATTLNIPDTVGITVPNEFGQLIADIKANTPGIDNVIISTHCQNDLGLSTANTLAGASRGARQVEVTINGIGERAGNASLEEVVMTLNCRGEQVFGGLYTGINPKHIYITSKMVSEYTGMHVQPHKAIVGSNAFAHESGIHQDGMLKDKRTYEIISPEDIGYDRSNEAGIVLGKLSGRHAVKKQLEQLGYELDDVQLETVFWRFKGVAEQKKRVTDADLRALVSDEVFQPEVVWKLHDLQVTCGTLGLSTATVKLIDADGREHIACSVGTGPVDSAYKAVDLIVKEPVTLVEYSMNGVTEGIDAIATTRVVIRVENSDMVAGEISQRTFSGIGAGMDIVVSSVKAYIGALNKMLGFKERFPQEIPPESAERTPVSA is encoded by the exons ATGGCGACTGTGTGCTCTCCTCACACCATCTCACGCGCCGCCGTTTCTTCTTCTTCAGTCAAATACTCTCCGTCCCAATCTCAGCTCCTATTCCGTTCACACTTCCCGAACCGCCGCCATGACAGCTCAAGCCTCCACATTACTGCTCCCAATCCCCGCGCCGCCACCAAAGGCCGCGTTCTCTGCTCCCAAAACCCTAACCCTACCCCCACGCGCCGCCCCGACTACGTCCCGAACCGCATCTCCGACCCGAACTACGTCCGCATCTTCGACACCACTCTCCGCGACGGCGAGCAGTCCCCGGGAGCCTCGCTGACCTCCAAGGAGAAGCTCGGCATTGCGCGCCAGCTGGCCAAGCTCGGCGTCGACATCATTGAGGCGGGTTTCCCGGCGGCATCGAAAGACGACTTCGAGGCGGTGAAGACGATCGCCAAGGAAGTCGGGAACTTTGTGGATATAGACGGTTATGTCCCTGTGATATGTGGGCTGTCCAGGTGTAATGAGAAGGATATCAAGACGGCGTGGGAGGCGGTGAAGTATGCAAAGAGGCCGAGGATTCATACGTTCATCGCAACGAGTCCGATTCATATGGAGCATAAGCTGAGGAAGACGAAGGAGCAGGTGATTGAAATTGCGAGGAGTATGGTGAGCTATGCTAGGAGCTTGGGTTGCGAAGATGTTGAGTTTAGCCCTGAAGATGCTGGCAG ATCTGAGAAGGAGTTTCTATATCAGATTTTAGGTGAAGTCATAAAGGCTGGAGCAACAACTCTGAACATTCCTGACACTGTGGGTATTACTGTGCCAAATGAATTTGGTCAGTTAATTGCTGATATTAAAGCAAATACCCCTGGAATTGATAATGTTATCATCTCGACTCACTGCCAAAATGATCTTGGACTTTCTACTGCCAACACTTTAGCG GGGGCAAGTAGAGGTGCTAGGCAAGTGGAAGTAACGATCAATGGAATTGGTGAAAGGGCTGGTAATGCTTCACTAGAGGAG GTTGTCATGACTTTAAACTGCCGTGGGGAGCAAGTATTTGGGGGGCTATATACTGGAATCAATCCTAAACATATTTATATTACAAGCAAGATG GTTTCAGAGTACACTGGGATGCATGTGCAGCCACATAAGGCTATTGTTGGATCTAATGCTTTTGCACATGAAAGCGGTATCCATCAG GATGGAATGCTGAAGGACAAACGTACCTATGAAATTATATCCCCTGAAGATATTGGTTATGACCGGTCCAATGAAGCTGGCATTGTCCTCGGAAAACTTAG TGGACGCCATGCTGTGAAAAAGCAACTTGAACAG CTTGGTTATGAGCTTGATGATGTTCAACTTGAGACTGTATTCTGGCGTTTCAAAGGAGTAGCTGAACAGAAAAAG AGAGTCACTGATGCAGACCTCAGAGCATTGGTGTCAGATGAAGTTTTTCAGCCAGAAGTTGTCTGGAAGCTTCATGATCTGCAG GTTACCTGTGGAACTCTTGGTCTTTCCACAGCAACCGTTAAACTAATTGATGCTGATGGGAGAGAGCATATTGCATGTTCAGTTGGAACGGGACCAGTGGATTCAGCTTACAAGGCTGTTGATCTCATTGTGAAG GAACCAGTAACACTCGTTGAGTACTCTATGAATGGGGTCACAGAAGGAATAGATGCAATAGCCACCACTCGTGTTGTAATTCGAGTTGAAAACAGTGACATGGTCGCTGGTGAGATATCTCAACGGACGTTCAG TGGAATTGGAGCAGGAATGGACATTGTTGTTTCTAGTGTCAAGGCCTACATTGGTGCCTTGAACAAGATGCTAGGTTTCAAGGAAAGGTTTCCACAAGAGATTCCACCAGAATCAGCAGAACGAACCCCAGTGTCGGCATAA